From Cronobacter turicensis z3032, the proteins below share one genomic window:
- the lpfC gene encoding Outer membrane usher protein lpfC, giving the protein MPLSNARRKNIFRARHLALVIACIYTSLALAPAWAEDYFNPALLDIDNPGQEKTDLTLYEKGPGLAPGKYRVDIYVNNNRIDTREVTFTLATAADGSSALQPCLTVDDLKSFGVQTDRFDALRTPAQCADLSVIPSASARFNVSRQQLQLSIPQSALGEVPRGYIPPDEFNEGINALLLNYSVNGTRQKALTPDTQDSRDLYANLRPGINIGPWRLRNYSTWRRAENSTGTEQDFSSVYTYAQRDVVSLKSALTLGQSSSPADVFDSIPFTGAQLASDDDMLPDGLRGYAPIVRGIARSNAQVIIRQNGYVISQNNVAPGAFEINDLYPSGSSGDLNVTVKESDGSEQHFAVPYASVPVLQREGRLKYSLTGGRYRSYDDEVLPTPFIQGAAIYGLPHGFTLYGGIQASEPYHALAVGVGENLGTFGALSLDMTQATSTLALGDKQTGRSWRARYSKDIPLTGATLSVAGYRFSSENYYGMQEVFDALRSDNQWENPLRRRHRAELTLEQPLGDTLGSLNVSLLKENYWDSRQAMASLSVGYSNSWHGINYGLNYSLNRNTTGYNDDESTRQNDSVLSLTLSVPLDRWLPDTWASYNQNHSKQGTTQNLGLSGTALAGNNLNWNIQQSHDSQGQADNTTLNADYKGAFGELSAGYGQDSSQRQIHYGLQGGIIAHAHGVTLGQPMGETVALVEAPGANGTAIANQTGLATDGRGYTIVPFVSPYRRNAIALDTETLPADADVTQAVQSVTPTRGAIVRARFDTRTGARALMTLLRADGHPVPFGATATDADATDAFIVGEDGQVYLTGLKPQGTLQVSWGKNASQHCVAAWQLPSVNAATPFITLSAQCV; this is encoded by the coding sequence ATGCCACTCAGCAATGCCAGACGGAAAAATATTTTTCGCGCCCGTCATTTAGCGCTGGTGATAGCCTGTATTTATACAAGCCTGGCGCTGGCACCTGCGTGGGCAGAGGATTATTTCAACCCGGCATTACTTGATATTGATAATCCTGGTCAGGAAAAAACCGATTTAACTCTTTATGAAAAAGGACCGGGCCTCGCACCGGGGAAATATCGCGTGGATATCTACGTGAATAATAACCGTATCGATACCCGTGAAGTGACGTTTACGCTGGCTACCGCCGCCGATGGCAGCAGCGCGTTGCAGCCGTGCCTGACGGTGGACGATTTAAAAAGCTTTGGCGTGCAGACCGACCGCTTCGACGCGCTGCGCACACCTGCACAATGTGCCGATCTCTCGGTGATCCCTTCGGCCAGCGCCCGCTTCAACGTGAGCCGTCAACAGCTTCAGCTCAGCATTCCGCAAAGCGCGCTGGGTGAGGTGCCGCGCGGGTATATTCCTCCGGACGAGTTTAATGAGGGTATTAACGCGCTTTTGCTGAATTACAGTGTGAATGGCACACGTCAGAAAGCGCTAACCCCGGATACGCAAGACAGCCGCGACCTGTATGCCAACCTGCGCCCCGGTATTAACATTGGCCCGTGGCGGCTGCGCAATTACTCCACCTGGAGGCGCGCAGAAAACAGCACGGGAACGGAGCAGGACTTTTCCAGTGTCTATACCTACGCACAACGCGACGTGGTGAGCCTTAAAAGCGCCCTGACGCTGGGGCAAAGCAGTTCGCCTGCGGATGTCTTTGACAGTATTCCTTTCACTGGCGCACAGCTTGCGTCTGACGACGACATGCTGCCGGACGGGCTGCGCGGCTACGCGCCGATAGTGCGTGGCATCGCGCGCAGCAACGCGCAGGTCATTATTCGCCAGAACGGTTACGTTATCTCTCAGAACAACGTCGCCCCTGGCGCCTTTGAAATTAATGATCTTTACCCAAGCGGCAGCAGCGGCGATCTGAACGTGACGGTGAAAGAAAGCGATGGTAGCGAACAACATTTCGCGGTGCCTTACGCTTCTGTCCCTGTCCTGCAACGTGAAGGACGGCTGAAATACAGCCTTACCGGCGGACGCTATCGGTCTTATGACGATGAGGTGTTACCGACGCCCTTTATCCAGGGCGCGGCGATTTATGGTCTGCCGCATGGGTTTACGCTCTACGGCGGGATACAGGCCAGCGAGCCATATCATGCACTGGCGGTGGGCGTCGGTGAAAACCTCGGTACGTTTGGCGCGCTCTCGCTGGATATGACGCAGGCAACCTCTACGCTGGCACTGGGCGATAAGCAAACGGGCCGGTCATGGCGCGCACGCTACAGTAAGGATATTCCTCTGACGGGCGCAACGCTCTCGGTCGCGGGCTACCGCTTTAGCAGCGAAAATTATTACGGAATGCAGGAAGTGTTTGATGCGCTGCGCTCGGATAACCAGTGGGAAAACCCGCTGCGTCGCCGTCATCGCGCCGAGCTTACGCTGGAACAACCGCTTGGCGACACGCTGGGTTCCCTGAACGTCAGCCTGCTCAAAGAGAATTACTGGGACAGTCGCCAGGCGATGGCCTCGCTGAGTGTCGGTTACAGCAATAGCTGGCACGGCATCAACTACGGGCTCAACTACAGCCTGAACCGCAACACCACTGGATATAACGACGATGAATCCACAAGGCAAAATGACAGCGTATTGTCACTCACGCTCTCCGTCCCGCTTGATCGCTGGTTGCCTGACACCTGGGCCAGTTACAACCAGAACCACAGCAAACAGGGCACCACTCAAAACCTTGGTCTGAGCGGAACGGCGCTCGCGGGCAATAACCTGAACTGGAATATCCAGCAGAGCCATGACAGCCAGGGCCAGGCGGACAACACTACGCTAAATGCTGATTATAAGGGCGCTTTCGGCGAACTGAGCGCCGGGTACGGCCAGGACTCCAGCCAGCGCCAGATCCACTATGGCCTCCAGGGCGGCATTATCGCTCACGCTCACGGCGTAACGCTGGGGCAGCCCATGGGGGAAACCGTCGCGCTGGTGGAAGCGCCTGGCGCCAATGGCACCGCTATCGCCAACCAGACCGGGCTTGCCACGGATGGGCGCGGCTACACCATCGTGCCTTTTGTCAGCCCCTACCGCCGAAACGCCATTGCGCTTGATACCGAAACGCTGCCTGCCGACGCTGACGTGACGCAGGCAGTACAAAGCGTGACGCCGACGCGCGGGGCAATAGTGCGCGCCCGCTTCGATACCCGAACAGGCGCTCGCGCATTGATGACCTTATTACGTGCAGACGGCCACCCGGTGCCGTTTGGCGCGACCGCCACGGATGCCGACGCCACCGACGCTTTTATCGTCGGCGAAGACGGTCAGGTGTATCTGACCGGGCTCAAGCCACAGGGCACGCTGCAGGTGAGCTGGGGGAAAAACGCCAGCCAGCATTGCGTTGCCGCCTGGCAACTGCCCTCCGTAAACGCCGCCACCCCGTTTATTACTCTCTCCGCGCAGTGTGTGTAA
- the lpfB gene encoding Chaperone protein lpfB, producing the protein MTAANSSYLREFIIMRKLIAISVLLMSATAAQAGVIVGGTRVVYQSDKKEASVPVTNNDDINYLIQSWVDTDATGAAKAPFMVTPPLFRLDAHQDNTLRVVRTGGNLPEDRESLYWLNIKSIPSAAKKEGVNRLQIAIKTRIKLMYRPASINGKPEDVANMLKWHTEGNTLVVENPTSFYMNFNNISINGNNLNDINFAVPKGESRFQLAKGMKHGTLSWTIINDFGAISKTWSQNI; encoded by the coding sequence CTGACGGCGGCTAACAGCTCTTATTTAAGAGAATTTATTATTATGCGTAAGTTAATTGCTATTTCAGTTTTACTCATGTCTGCCACTGCTGCACAGGCTGGCGTTATTGTCGGCGGTACTCGCGTAGTATATCAGAGCGATAAAAAAGAGGCTTCCGTCCCAGTTACTAATAATGATGACATTAATTATTTAATTCAGTCATGGGTAGATACTGATGCAACGGGCGCAGCTAAAGCACCGTTTATGGTGACACCTCCGCTTTTTCGTCTGGATGCGCACCAGGATAATACGCTGCGCGTAGTACGCACCGGAGGCAACCTCCCCGAAGACCGCGAGTCGCTGTACTGGTTAAATATTAAATCCATTCCTTCTGCGGCCAAAAAAGAAGGCGTTAACCGCCTGCAAATCGCCATTAAAACACGCATTAAGTTGATGTATCGCCCGGCCTCAATCAACGGTAAGCCGGAAGATGTCGCGAATATGCTGAAATGGCATACCGAAGGCAATACGCTGGTGGTTGAAAACCCGACATCCTTCTATATGAACTTTAATAACATCAGCATTAACGGAAATAATCTTAATGATATTAACTTCGCCGTACCAAAAGGTGAAAGCCGCTTTCAATTAGCTAAAGGCATGAAGCACGGCACGCTTTCATGGACCATTATTAATGACTTTGGCGCCATCAGTAAAACGTGGTCACAGAATATCTGA
- the ybiB gene encoding Uncharacterized protein ybiB has translation MIKGICEEENMDYRAIVKEVGRGKNHARDLDRDTARSLYTHMLDGDVPDLEMGAILIALRIKGEGEPEMRGFYDAMQQHTLRLTPPVARPMPVVIPSYNGARKQANLTPLLALLLSRLGFPVVVHGVSDDPTRVLTETIFTLMGIAPTLHAGQAQAKLDGRDPVYIPVSALCPPLEKQLGMRWRLGVRNSAHTLAKLATPFGESDALRLSSVSHPEYVSRVGQFFIDIGGRGLLMHGTEGEVYANPQRCPQIALIEDQNMRILVERQSEAHVSAVALPEAKDPEVTARWTERCLSGLEPVPESLKTQMACVLVASGEAQDIPSALARIAETF, from the coding sequence ATGATTAAGGGTATCTGCGAGGAGGAAAACATGGATTATCGTGCGATCGTTAAAGAAGTTGGCCGGGGAAAAAACCATGCGCGTGACCTGGACCGGGATACCGCACGGTCTCTCTATACTCACATGCTGGATGGCGATGTGCCGGACCTGGAGATGGGCGCCATTCTGATTGCGCTGCGTATTAAAGGCGAGGGCGAGCCGGAGATGCGCGGTTTTTACGACGCGATGCAGCAGCATACCCTGCGCCTGACGCCGCCGGTGGCAAGGCCGATGCCTGTCGTCATCCCAAGCTATAACGGCGCGCGTAAGCAGGCCAACCTGACGCCGCTACTGGCGCTGCTGCTGAGCCGTCTCGGTTTTCCGGTCGTCGTACATGGTGTTAGCGACGATCCGACGCGCGTGCTGACAGAGACGATTTTTACGCTGATGGGCATCGCGCCGACGCTGCACGCAGGCCAGGCGCAGGCGAAACTGGACGGGCGCGATCCGGTTTATATCCCGGTCAGCGCGCTCTGCCCGCCGCTCGAAAAACAGCTGGGTATGCGCTGGCGGCTTGGGGTGCGCAACAGCGCCCATACGCTGGCGAAGCTCGCCACGCCGTTTGGCGAATCTGATGCGCTGCGTCTGTCCAGCGTCTCGCACCCGGAATATGTGAGTCGGGTGGGGCAGTTCTTTATCGATATCGGCGGACGCGGTTTGCTGATGCACGGCACCGAAGGCGAGGTCTACGCTAACCCGCAGCGCTGTCCGCAAATCGCGCTTATTGAAGATCAGAACATGCGCATTCTGGTGGAGCGCCAGAGCGAGGCGCACGTAAGCGCTGTCGCGCTGCCGGAGGCGAAAGATCCGGAGGTGACCGCCCGCTGGACCGAGCGCTGCTTGTCCGGTCTGGAGCCGGTGCCGGAGTCGCTCAAAACCCAGATGGCGTGCGTGCTGGTGGCAAGCGGCGAGGCGCAGGATATTCCGTCGGCGCTGGCCCGTATCGCAGAGACGTTTTGA
- the ybiJ gene encoding Uncharacterized protein ybiJ, which translates to MKAIKYAVAALTLSAFTFAAGAAEQVSPAQAQNLNKIGVVSAQGARTLDELNDTLAAKAQAAGAKAYSITSARTNDLASGTAVIYN; encoded by the coding sequence ATGAAAGCCATCAAATATGCTGTAGCCGCACTGACCCTTTCCGCCTTTACCTTTGCTGCCGGTGCCGCAGAGCAGGTAAGCCCGGCGCAGGCGCAGAACCTGAACAAAATCGGCGTCGTTTCTGCTCAGGGCGCACGCACCCTTGACGAACTGAACGACACCCTGGCGGCGAAAGCGCAAGCAGCAGGCGCGAAGGCTTACAGCATTACGTCTGCCCGTACTAACGATCTGGCGAGCGGCACCGCTGTTATCTATAACTGA
- the ybiI gene encoding Uncharacterized protein ybiI — translation MASGWANDGAVQDQIDSTVEDAVARARRDLPTGESLAFCEMCDEPIPEARRKAIPGVHLCVNCQQKQDEHRQRYALYNRRGSKDSQLR, via the coding sequence ATGGCTTCAGGTTGGGCAAATGATGGCGCGGTGCAGGATCAAATCGACAGCACCGTTGAAGACGCCGTGGCGCGCGCGCGACGCGACCTGCCGACAGGCGAAAGCCTGGCGTTTTGCGAGATGTGCGATGAGCCGATCCCCGAGGCGCGCCGCAAGGCGATCCCTGGCGTGCATCTGTGCGTCAATTGCCAGCAAAAACAGGACGAACACCGTCAGCGTTACGCCCTCTATAACCGCCGCGGCTCGAAAGACAGCCAGCTCCGCTAA
- the rlmF gene encoding Ribosomal RNA large subunit methyltransferase F: MYQGRVSGYCTRPHRRKPMNRKPGLHPRNRHHSRYDFEALTQSCPALGAFVRPSPTGEPTVDFADPQAVKTLNQTLLAHFYGVREWDIPEGFLCPPVPGRADYIHHLADLLAESNGGALAAQASVLDIGVGANCIYPLIGQHEYGWRFTGTDTSDEAIRSASAIVDANPGLNRAIRLRRQKTPGAIFNGIIHKNESYDATLCNPPFHDSADAAEAGNARKRRNLGLAADSGLNFGGQQQELWCEGGEVGFITQMIAESKPFARQVLWFTTLVSKGDNLPLLYRALEQAGAVKVVKKEMAQGQKQSRFIAWSFLDTAQRERWAQNRLR, from the coding sequence ATTTACCAGGGGCGGGTCAGCGGGTATTGTACGCGCCCACACAGGAGGAAGCCGATGAACCGCAAACCGGGCCTGCACCCACGTAACCGCCATCACAGCCGCTATGATTTCGAGGCGCTGACACAAAGTTGTCCGGCGCTTGGCGCTTTTGTACGTCCGTCGCCCACGGGCGAGCCGACGGTCGATTTCGCCGATCCGCAGGCGGTGAAAACCCTTAACCAGACGCTGCTGGCGCACTTTTACGGCGTGCGGGAGTGGGATATTCCTGAGGGGTTCCTCTGCCCGCCGGTACCGGGGCGTGCGGATTATATTCACCATCTCGCCGATCTGCTTGCCGAAAGCAACGGCGGCGCGCTGGCCGCGCAGGCGAGCGTGCTGGATATCGGCGTCGGCGCCAACTGCATTTATCCGCTGATCGGCCAGCATGAGTATGGCTGGCGTTTTACCGGCACCGACACCAGCGATGAGGCGATCCGCAGCGCGAGCGCCATCGTTGACGCCAATCCAGGGCTTAACCGCGCGATCCGTCTGCGTCGCCAGAAAACCCCCGGCGCGATTTTCAACGGCATCATTCACAAGAATGAGAGTTATGACGCCACGCTGTGCAACCCACCGTTCCATGACTCCGCCGACGCGGCAGAGGCGGGGAACGCGCGCAAGCGCCGCAATCTGGGGCTTGCGGCTGATAGCGGGCTTAATTTCGGCGGCCAGCAGCAGGAGCTGTGGTGCGAAGGCGGCGAGGTCGGGTTTATCACGCAGATGATAGCCGAGAGCAAGCCGTTCGCCCGCCAGGTGCTGTGGTTTACCACGCTGGTATCGAAAGGCGATAACCTGCCGCTGCTCTACCGCGCGCTGGAACAGGCGGGCGCGGTGAAGGTTGTTAAAAAAGAGATGGCCCAGGGGCAGAAGCAGAGCCGCTTTATCGCCTGGAGTTTTCTCGATACGGCCCAGCGCGAACGCTGGGCTCAGAACCGCCTGCGGTAA
- the ybiO gene encoding Uncharacterized mscS family protein ybiO yields the protein MLENEASRKALIEQLRQAAATPADQPTPVIKPPVNNEEDKTVLENVTEVTRHYGGELAGRFAQLHRNITNAPHKVFNEKTFFNALTHFSLLAVSVFLFYFAVRACAIPLYRKMGQWGRRKNINRASWVQLPLMIILAFIIDLALLALTLFVGQLAIEMMNAGSRTIARQQGLFLNAFALIEFFKAILRLIFCPRFPSLRPFVISDASARYWHLRLSGLSSLIGYGLLVAVPIISAQVNVQIGALANVIIMLTMTAWALYLIFHNKRAITAGLTRLADRSLAFFSLFIRAFALVWHWLASAYFIVLFFFSLFDPGNSLKTMMGASLKTLVIVSVAAFICGVFTRWLSKTITLSPPVQRNYPELQKRLNGWLSVSLKLARFFTVCVTVMLLLNAWGLFDFWTWLTVGAGEKAVDILIRISLIVFFSAVGWTLLASLIESRLASDIHGRPMPSARTRTLLTLFRNALAVVISTITIMIVLSEIGVNIAPLLAGAGALGLAVSFGSQTLVKDIITGIFIQFENGMNTGDLVTIGPLTGTVERMSIRSVGVRQDTGAYHIIPWSSITTFANFVRGIGSFVANYDVDRFEDTDKANRALRAAVDELMEQEDIRMLVIGEPNVVGIVGLTNTAFTIRVTFTTQPLKQWTVRFALDGMVKKHFDLQAFARQCRQYRSCSRCRMPRRPPKHKPRHPARCRLPTRRYDYRRRF from the coding sequence GTGCTGGAAAACGAGGCCTCCCGCAAAGCGCTGATTGAGCAGTTGCGCCAGGCGGCGGCCACACCCGCAGACCAGCCCACGCCCGTCATCAAACCGCCGGTCAATAATGAAGAAGATAAAACGGTGCTGGAGAACGTCACCGAAGTTACCCGCCACTACGGCGGCGAGCTCGCCGGACGCTTCGCGCAGCTGCACCGCAATATCACCAACGCGCCGCACAAGGTGTTCAACGAGAAAACCTTTTTCAACGCGCTGACCCATTTCAGTCTGCTCGCGGTCTCGGTCTTTCTTTTTTACTTCGCGGTTCGCGCCTGCGCTATTCCGCTGTACCGCAAAATGGGCCAGTGGGGGCGGCGCAAAAACATCAACCGGGCGAGCTGGGTTCAGCTGCCGCTGATGATTATCCTCGCGTTTATCATCGATCTCGCGCTGCTGGCGCTGACGCTGTTCGTGGGCCAGCTCGCCATTGAGATGATGAACGCTGGCAGCCGCACCATCGCCCGCCAGCAGGGTTTGTTCCTCAACGCTTTCGCGCTGATTGAATTCTTTAAGGCGATCCTGCGCCTTATTTTCTGCCCGCGCTTTCCGTCGCTGCGCCCGTTTGTTATCAGTGATGCGAGCGCACGCTACTGGCACCTGCGCTTAAGCGGGCTCAGCAGCCTGATTGGCTACGGCCTGCTGGTGGCGGTGCCGATTATCTCAGCCCAGGTCAACGTGCAAATCGGCGCGCTGGCGAATGTCATTATCATGCTGACCATGACCGCCTGGGCGCTTTATCTTATCTTCCACAATAAGCGCGCCATCACCGCCGGGCTGACGCGCCTGGCGGACCGTTCGCTTGCCTTCTTCAGCCTGTTTATCCGCGCGTTCGCGCTGGTCTGGCACTGGCTGGCCAGCGCCTATTTCATCGTGCTCTTTTTCTTTTCGCTTTTCGATCCGGGCAACAGCCTGAAAACGATGATGGGCGCCTCGCTGAAAACCCTCGTCATTGTCAGCGTCGCGGCGTTTATCTGCGGCGTATTCACCCGCTGGCTCAGCAAAACCATCACGCTCTCGCCGCCAGTGCAGCGCAACTACCCGGAGCTGCAAAAACGCCTCAACGGCTGGCTGTCGGTCTCGCTGAAGCTTGCGCGCTTTTTCACCGTCTGCGTGACGGTGATGCTGCTGCTCAACGCCTGGGGGCTGTTTGACTTCTGGACGTGGCTTACCGTGGGCGCCGGCGAAAAAGCCGTCGATATTTTAATCCGCATCTCGCTGATTGTGTTCTTCTCCGCCGTCGGCTGGACGCTGCTGGCGAGCCTCATTGAGAGCCGCCTCGCCTCTGATATTCACGGCCGCCCGATGCCCAGCGCGCGCACCCGCACGCTGCTGACGCTGTTTCGCAACGCGCTGGCGGTGGTCATCAGCACCATTACCATCATGATTGTGCTCTCGGAGATTGGCGTGAATATCGCGCCGCTGCTGGCCGGCGCGGGCGCGCTGGGCCTGGCGGTGTCGTTCGGCTCCCAGACGCTGGTGAAAGATATTATTACCGGCATCTTTATTCAGTTTGAAAATGGCATGAATACCGGCGATCTCGTCACGATTGGGCCGTTAACGGGCACGGTGGAGCGCATGTCGATCCGCTCGGTGGGCGTGCGTCAGGATACCGGCGCGTACCACATCATTCCGTGGTCATCGATCACCACCTTCGCGAACTTCGTGCGCGGCATCGGCTCGTTTGTCGCGAACTATGATGTGGACAGGTTTGAAGATACCGATAAAGCCAATCGCGCCCTGCGTGCCGCGGTGGACGAACTGATGGAGCAGGAAGATATCCGCATGCTGGTGATAGGCGAGCCGAATGTGGTGGGCATCGTGGGGCTGACCAACACCGCGTTTACGATCCGCGTGACCTTCACCACCCAGCCGCTCAAGCAGTGGACGGTGCGTTTCGCACTCGACGGGATGGTGAAAAAGCACTTCGATCTGCAGGCATTCGCCCGCCAGTGCAGACAGTACAGGTCATGCAGCCGATGCCGGATGCCGCGGCGGCCGCCGAAGCACAAGCCGCGGCATCCGGCGCGCTGCCGCCTGCCAACCCGACGGTATGATTACCGCAGGCGGTTCTGA
- the glnQ gene encoding Glutamine transport ATP-binding protein glnQ translates to MIEFKNVSKHFGPTQVLHNIDLNVKQGEVVVIIGPSGSGKSTLLRCINKLEEITSGDLIVDGLKVNDPKVDERLIRQEAGMVFQQFYLFPHLTALENVMFGPTRVRGASKDEAETLAKSLLAKVGLAERAHHYPSELSGGQQQRVAIARALAVKPKMMLFDEPTSALDPELRHEVLKVMQDLAEEGMTMVIVTHEIGFAEKVASRLIFIDKGRIAEDGNPQDLIKNPPSPRLQEFLQHVS, encoded by the coding sequence GTGATCGAATTTAAAAACGTCTCCAAGCATTTTGGCCCGACCCAGGTGCTGCATAACATTGACCTGAACGTGAAGCAGGGCGAAGTCGTAGTGATTATCGGGCCGTCCGGCTCCGGGAAATCCACCCTGCTGCGCTGCATCAATAAGCTGGAAGAGATCACCAGCGGCGATTTGATCGTCGACGGGCTGAAGGTCAACGACCCGAAAGTGGACGAGCGCCTGATTCGTCAGGAAGCTGGCATGGTGTTCCAGCAGTTCTATCTGTTCCCGCACCTGACGGCGCTGGAAAACGTGATGTTCGGCCCGACCCGCGTGCGCGGCGCCAGCAAGGACGAAGCAGAAACGCTGGCGAAATCTCTGCTGGCGAAAGTGGGGCTCGCCGAGCGCGCGCACCACTATCCGTCCGAGCTCTCCGGCGGTCAGCAGCAGCGCGTGGCGATTGCCCGCGCGCTGGCGGTGAAGCCGAAAATGATGTTGTTCGATGAGCCGACTTCCGCGCTCGACCCGGAACTGCGTCACGAGGTGCTGAAAGTCATGCAGGATCTGGCTGAGGAAGGCATGACGATGGTGATCGTGACCCACGAAATCGGCTTTGCCGAAAAAGTGGCGTCGCGCCTGATCTTTATTGATAAAGGCCGCATCGCCGAGGACGGGAATCCGCAGGATCTCATCAAAAACCCGCCAAGCCCGCGCTTGCAGGAGTTTCTGCAGCACGTGTCGTAA